One Spirosoma agri DNA segment encodes these proteins:
- the katG gene encoding catalase/peroxidase HPI produces MNFIDNPEGLEQCPFRGTRVGGALGTAPQIDDWWPNRLPVELLHQDQPAANPLSDESYKELFNKIDFPQLKQDIKALLVDSQDWWPADYANYGPQMIRMAWHSAGTYRIADGRGGAGQAMQRFAPINSWWDNGNTDKSRRLLWPIKKKYGASLSWADLIVLTGNCALEIMNFPTFGFGGGRRDAWEPDRSTYWGPEFWGGKPVDQVPASANHKGHPDEMVNNNLRWVGQPKDAHYDLENPLAATHQALIYVNPEGPANNGDPQDSAREIRESFARMAMGDEETVALIAGGHAFGKSHGMVAPEKIGAAPEAAPIHAQGFGWHNPVGSGNGVNTMTNGIEGSWTQHPTQWDNSYLENLLTFDWKKVESPAGSTQWTPIDPTAPKTPDAHVAGQLNNLMMMTSDIALKVDPEYRKICEKFLSDFDYFTDAFSRAWYKLTHRDMGPKERYLGPEVPADDMIWQDPRPDRDYELIDEADIATLKQHILNSGLTVSALVSAAWSAASVYRHSDKRGGANGARISLEPQNSWELNRPDELNRVLQTLRGIQSDFVSSQSGNKRVSLADLIVLGGCVAVEKAAHDAGVAVSVPFTPGRVDTTLELTDVESFNWLKPVSDGFKNYHNDNVGYRVPPERIFLDRAQLLTLTAPEWTVLVGGLRVLDQNYDYSKHGVFTDRPGQLTNDFFQVLTSMDYVWFPQDPQEMFFNIRDRKSGDVKYTATRCDLIFGSNAQLRNIAEVYGADDAQERFVHDFVAAWNKVMMLDRYDVKDE; encoded by the coding sequence ATGAACTTCATTGATAATCCCGAAGGACTTGAGCAATGCCCATTCAGAGGTACCCGCGTAGGCGGTGCCCTGGGAACCGCCCCCCAGATTGACGACTGGTGGCCCAACCGCCTGCCGGTTGAATTGCTTCACCAGGATCAGCCAGCGGCCAATCCCCTGAGCGACGAGAGTTACAAAGAACTGTTCAACAAGATTGACTTTCCGCAATTGAAGCAGGATATCAAAGCGCTGCTCGTCGATTCGCAGGATTGGTGGCCCGCCGACTACGCCAACTATGGGCCGCAAATGATTCGCATGGCCTGGCACTCGGCGGGTACCTACCGCATTGCCGACGGACGAGGGGGCGCGGGACAAGCCATGCAGCGGTTTGCACCCATCAACTCCTGGTGGGATAACGGCAATACCGACAAGTCACGCCGGTTGCTGTGGCCCATCAAGAAAAAATACGGGGCGTCGTTGTCCTGGGCCGATCTGATTGTATTGACCGGCAACTGCGCGCTCGAAATTATGAATTTCCCTACGTTTGGCTTCGGGGGCGGACGCCGGGATGCCTGGGAGCCCGACCGCAGTACGTACTGGGGGCCTGAGTTCTGGGGCGGCAAACCCGTCGATCAGGTGCCGGCATCGGCCAACCACAAAGGCCACCCCGACGAGATGGTAAACAACAACTTGCGCTGGGTGGGTCAACCCAAAGATGCCCACTACGATCTGGAAAACCCGCTGGCCGCTACTCACCAGGCGCTGATTTACGTGAACCCGGAAGGACCGGCCAACAACGGTGATCCGCAGGATTCAGCCCGCGAAATTCGCGAATCGTTTGCCCGGATGGCCATGGGCGATGAAGAAACGGTAGCCCTGATTGCCGGTGGACACGCCTTCGGTAAGAGTCACGGCATGGTGGCCCCGGAAAAGATCGGCGCAGCTCCCGAAGCTGCCCCCATTCACGCACAGGGCTTTGGCTGGCACAATCCGGTTGGTTCGGGCAACGGCGTGAACACCATGACGAATGGGATCGAGGGTTCCTGGACCCAGCATCCTACCCAGTGGGACAACTCGTACCTGGAGAACCTGCTCACGTTCGACTGGAAGAAGGTGGAAAGTCCGGCTGGTTCGACCCAATGGACGCCAATTGATCCAACCGCGCCTAAAACGCCGGATGCTCACGTCGCTGGTCAGCTGAATAATCTGATGATGATGACCTCCGACATCGCGCTCAAGGTAGACCCGGAATACCGCAAAATATGCGAGAAGTTCCTATCTGATTTCGATTACTTCACGGACGCGTTTTCAAGAGCCTGGTACAAGCTGACGCACCGGGATATGGGCCCAAAAGAACGCTACCTGGGTCCCGAAGTACCCGCCGATGACATGATCTGGCAGGACCCCCGACCCGACCGGGATTACGAGCTGATCGACGAGGCTGATATCGCTACCCTGAAGCAGCACATCCTGAACAGTGGTCTCACCGTGTCGGCGCTGGTATCGGCGGCCTGGTCGGCGGCCTCGGTGTATCGCCACTCGGACAAGCGGGGTGGTGCCAACGGGGCCCGCATCAGTCTGGAACCCCAGAACAGCTGGGAACTCAACCGACCCGACGAACTGAACCGGGTGTTGCAGACATTGCGCGGTATTCAGAGCGACTTTGTCAGCAGCCAGTCGGGCAACAAACGCGTTTCACTGGCTGATCTGATCGTACTGGGTGGCTGCGTGGCCGTTGAAAAAGCGGCTCATGATGCGGGTGTTGCGGTGAGCGTTCCGTTTACGCCGGGCCGCGTCGATACGACTCTGGAACTGACCGATGTGGAAAGCTTCAACTGGCTCAAGCCGGTGTCGGACGGTTTCAAGAATTACCATAATGACAACGTAGGCTACCGGGTGCCTCCCGAGCGGATCTTCCTGGACCGGGCTCAGTTGCTGACGCTAACCGCGCCGGAGTGGACGGTACTAGTGGGTGGCCTGCGGGTGCTGGACCAGAATTACGATTACTCGAAGCACGGGGTGTTTACGGACCGTCCGGGGCAGCTGACCAACGACTTTTTTCAGGTGTTGACCAGCATGGATTATGTGTGGTTTCCTCAGGATCCGCAGGAGATGTTCTTCAACATCCGGGATCGGAAGAGTGGCGATGTCAAGTACACGGCCACCCGGTGCGATCTGATTTTTGGGTCCAATGCGCAGCTGCGTAACATCGCCGAAGTGTACGGGGCGGATGATGCACAAGAACGTTTTGTACATGATTTCGTGGCGGCCTGGAACAAGGTGATGATGCTAGACCGGTACGATGTTAAAGACGAATAG
- a CDS encoding Dps family protein codes for MKFQISKLKMCVASGVFVLVLVAQPVLAQTRRNAETTPPNPTGVAPAPGGSSGSDLGNYRNEKADQWIPLEAEKRAAINTDLQATVVELLELFHDAKQSHWNLRGPLYLPLHEQLQEYADTYRQQADLLAERQLQIGIPTDGRTETIVQTASLPKFPAGFLSDRQVLAIMTERIFTIAKRVRQRVESTAKNGDEVTSNKFQDLSYMLDKQVWQFRVHMQ; via the coding sequence ATGAAATTTCAGATTAGTAAACTGAAAATGTGTGTTGCCAGTGGTGTATTTGTCCTGGTATTAGTCGCTCAACCTGTTCTGGCGCAAACCCGGCGTAACGCCGAAACAACCCCGCCTAACCCTACCGGGGTAGCCCCTGCACCGGGTGGTTCATCCGGATCGGACTTAGGTAATTATCGAAATGAAAAGGCGGATCAGTGGATTCCCCTGGAAGCCGAAAAGCGGGCCGCCATCAACACTGATCTACAGGCCACCGTAGTTGAGCTGCTGGAGCTTTTCCACGACGCTAAACAGTCACACTGGAACCTGCGCGGACCACTTTATTTACCGTTGCATGAACAATTGCAGGAGTACGCTGATACGTACCGCCAACAGGCTGATTTGCTGGCCGAGCGGCAGCTTCAGATCGGTATTCCGACCGATGGACGCACTGAGACCATTGTGCAGACCGCCAGCCTGCCCAAGTTTCCGGCTGGCTTCCTGTCAGATCGGCAGGTATTGGCCATTATGACCGAGCGCATTTTTACTATCGCTAAACGCGTCCGTCAACGGGTAGAAAGCACGGCCAAAAATGGCGACGAGGTTACATCCAATAAATTTCAGGACCTAAGTTATATGCTGGACAAGCAGGTTTGGCAGTTCCGCGTACACATGCAGTAA
- a CDS encoding helix-turn-helix transcriptional regulator, with protein sequence MKDLLSATSRLIAEIAYRLGFEHPQSFSKLF encoded by the coding sequence TTGAAAGATTTATTGAGCGCTACTTCACGCTTGATTGCCGAGATCGCTTACCGGCTTGGCTTTGAACATCCGCAGTCGTTCAGCAAGCTATTTTGA
- a CDS encoding sodium:calcium antiporter, translated as MFDSVSLLALGLIFVAAAVVVWRAGITLSNTTDALDKHFGLGDALGGIIVLAIVTNLPEIAITVSAAMSNKVELAVGNILGGIALQTLVLVLLDAVGVGKQDTLTAKQSSLTPVLEGSLVIAMLTLVVMGHQLPGDLVFARLTPDSVLLVGTWVVGVWLIGRAHKGLPWQINSPVQAAQKEPTGANKRSIGQTLWLFGLAALATLAGGVMLEESGDAMAKQLGMDGVLFGATVLAAATSLPEVSTGLASIRNKNYTLAVSDIFGGNAFLPVLLVLATVVSGKPVLPTAQKSDMYLTGLGILVTIPYIFGALFRPKRQIARMGLDSFVVLLIYLFGAIGLFVIARK; from the coding sequence ATGTTCGATTCCGTTTCGCTCCTAGCCTTAGGCCTAATTTTCGTGGCAGCGGCAGTCGTTGTTTGGCGGGCGGGTATAACCTTGTCAAACACCACGGATGCGCTCGACAAACATTTCGGCCTGGGCGACGCGCTGGGAGGAATCATCGTGTTGGCGATCGTGACCAATCTACCCGAAATTGCCATTACCGTGAGCGCGGCCATGAGTAATAAAGTCGAACTGGCGGTGGGAAATATTTTGGGGGGTATCGCCCTACAAACGCTGGTACTGGTGCTCCTCGATGCAGTCGGCGTTGGTAAGCAGGACACACTGACGGCCAAGCAGTCGTCATTGACGCCAGTGCTGGAAGGGTCGCTGGTGATTGCCATGTTGACGCTCGTGGTCATGGGTCATCAGTTGCCTGGTGACCTTGTCTTCGCGCGCCTGACGCCCGACAGTGTGTTGCTCGTGGGCACTTGGGTAGTTGGCGTATGGCTTATTGGCCGAGCTCACAAGGGCCTGCCCTGGCAAATCAACTCGCCGGTGCAGGCTGCTCAAAAAGAGCCCACCGGGGCTAATAAGCGCAGTATAGGTCAAACGCTATGGCTGTTTGGTCTAGCGGCACTGGCGACGCTGGCGGGCGGAGTGATGCTGGAGGAGAGTGGGGATGCGATGGCCAAACAACTGGGGATGGACGGGGTACTCTTTGGGGCAACGGTACTGGCAGCCGCCACCTCCCTGCCCGAAGTATCGACGGGGCTGGCTTCTATCAGAAACAAGAATTATACGCTGGCCGTCAGCGATATATTTGGTGGAAACGCCTTCCTGCCCGTCTTATTGGTGTTGGCAACGGTTGTTTCGGGGAAGCCCGTACTGCCTACCGCTCAAAAAAGCGATATGTATCTTACTGGCCTGGGAATTCTGGTTACTATTCCCTACATCTTTGGGGCCTTGTTTCGCCCCAAACGCCAGATAGCCCGCATGGGACTGGACTCATTCGTTGTACTGCTTATTTACCTTTTTGGTGCAATCGGCCTTTTCGTCATCGCCCGTAAATAG
- a CDS encoding helix-turn-helix domain-containing protein codes for MSTQPPYRIDTISAYHQLANIPKPSHPLISVVRFEDIKPGRTEKPRSLVNNFYCIALKRNVNGPIKYGQQPIDFAEGVMVFLAPGQVLTITDEEVHEHTGWLLMIHPDFLWGTSLAKGIRTYEYFDYSIREALFLSDTEESMVVALLQQIQRDYQTPIDKFSQAILVAQLEVLLNYSNRFYQRQFITRRTINHALLDRFEALLEAYFAGDELIKSGLPTVGYLAQELHLSPTYLSSLLKTLTGQNAQQHIHEKLIGKAKELLSTTRLSISEIAYKLGFEHPQSFSKLFKTKTDSSPVAFRDSFN; via the coding sequence ATGTCCACCCAGCCGCCTTACCGGATCGATACCATATCTGCCTATCATCAACTGGCCAATATTCCCAAACCAAGTCATCCACTGATTAGCGTGGTCCGGTTCGAAGATATAAAACCAGGGCGAACGGAAAAGCCCCGAAGCCTAGTCAATAACTTCTACTGCATTGCGCTGAAACGAAACGTCAACGGGCCGATAAAGTATGGCCAACAGCCGATCGACTTTGCGGAAGGGGTGATGGTCTTTCTGGCGCCGGGCCAAGTGCTTACGATTACAGATGAGGAAGTCCATGAGCATACCGGTTGGCTATTAATGATTCACCCCGATTTTCTATGGGGTACTTCCCTGGCCAAAGGGATTCGAACCTACGAGTATTTTGATTATTCCATTCGGGAAGCGCTGTTTTTATCGGACACGGAAGAATCCATGGTCGTTGCCCTCCTCCAGCAGATTCAGCGGGATTATCAAACGCCCATCGACAAGTTCAGTCAGGCCATCCTCGTTGCCCAACTCGAGGTATTACTTAACTATTCGAACCGGTTTTACCAACGGCAATTTATCACCCGCCGAACGATCAACCACGCGTTACTGGACCGATTCGAGGCCCTGCTGGAGGCCTATTTTGCGGGTGATGAACTGATCAAATCGGGCTTGCCAACGGTGGGCTATCTGGCCCAGGAACTCCATTTGTCGCCTACCTACCTGAGTAGTCTGCTCAAAACGCTGACGGGGCAAAACGCGCAACAACATATCCATGAGAAGCTCATTGGTAAGGCCAAAGAACTGCTATCAACAACAAGGTTGTCGATTAGTGAAATTGCGTACAAACTAGGTTTTGAGCACCCCCAATCGTTCAGCAAGTTGTTTAAAACGAAGACGGACTCCTCTCCGGTCGCCTTTCGTGATTCCTTCAATTAG